Below is a window of Camelina sativa cultivar DH55 chromosome 11, Cs, whole genome shotgun sequence DNA.
GACAAGGGGTTACTTATCAAAGATTCATGAATGACATGATCATATTAAAGGGATATTTATAGAAATAGGCATTTTATGAGTTAAAACTTTGAGATGAAGTACTTTTGTCCGTACTTGCGTGATTGGGCATTTTTTAGAGAAGGGAATAGACGTTTTTGCCCTCTGCTCTTCTCTTTCGTTCAACCAGCTCTCTCCTTTTCCGATCAAAACAAGAGTTTCTTCTTTCGACCACAACCATGGCGTCTCACCACCGTGCTCCATCAACACCATCTCCAACACAAGCTCTTTGGCCTCCAATATACAAAATCGCGTTGTCGCCAACAACATCTCAGATCAAATAAATTCAATAGATtcaatttagtttattttggaTGAAAGAATCTAAACCCTAAGGGGATACAATCTAGTGAACCCAAGGGATCCAATCACAAAGATTTATGAAACTAAAATTTTCCAACCGATTTCATTATCATCACCACCATGTCGTTCATCTGATCTCATCATtaactaaacccaaaaaaaaaaaaaaaaaaaaaaaNCACAGCTGTTTCCCCTCTTCATCAAACTCTCATAacaaaaaaccagaaaaatacCTAGAAAGCTTCGATCTCACGATCTGTCTTCTCTCCTAAttcgtttcttgatttttttttttttttcagattgatTTTGATAACGAATCTAGATACTTTCagattgattttgattatttgttttactCAATTATGTTGTGATTTCTAAATGATTTCATCTATGCCTAAAGGGTTATACCGTAAACTGGATGTGTTACTTGTTGATTTCTCTAAATTCCTATACATGTAATATTGTATCATGTTATctcttatatatacatgatgTCGATACGTAGACTCTTGATTAATTTAATGAATAATTAATCGGTgattattatgtatttttcatttctatttttatttgcttgacaatacttttatttattgtCGTAAGAGATATTATATACTTGTGGTTCAATACAAATCTCTGACCTTGTCTCATTTATAACATGCAGTCTGTATCGAGTTATATCGTCAGCTGGCACTGGAAACGAATCCAACAACAGTCTGGTTGCTCAAAGTTCTGATGAGACTATACATCATGAGCTCAACACCCTTCCATGGGATGCGCTTATAGGATCAGAAGAAGCGAAACATATCCAATCCAAAACTAAGCATCCCGTCATGAAGGATTAATGGTTCAGTGTGGGCGTTGTCACAAATGGAGATTCATACCCTCGATGGAGAAGTATGAAATCTTAAGGGAAAAACATGTCGAAACCCCCTTTGTCTGTGAGACAGCTTCCGAGTGGAAGCCAAGTATGTCATGTGATGTTCCTGGAGATAAAACATCATGTGGTATTTGGGCTATTGATGTGCCTGACATCCCTTGTCCGCCGACCTGCTGGAAACGTGTAGTGAAGGTTCGGCGTGAAGAGTGCGGAAAATTCGCCGATGTGTAAGTAGTTCCATTGGCCTCTTGTTTCTTTCGTTGTATGTATAGTACCAAGCTAATTtccttattgttttttttcgttGTAATTCAGCTACTattatcctcctcctccattatCAAAAGAGAGGCTTATCACCATCCGAGGTCAAAAAGTAAGTTTTTAGCACTCATTCTCCTCTCTTTTATAGCACTCCAACATGTCAAGTTCTTATAAGTTACACAACATCTTCCTGTTTCAAAGGTGTCATGTAATTTCTAAGAAATCGACACGTTGATTGGCATGCACGctttctattttctaatttagGATAATATTTTAGGAATTCTGTCTTTtttatttgagtatatataagaataatGTCTTGGGATATCCGTGTCTTTCCATTTTTTCTAACCTAAATATAGAATTAGTAGCTAGGTTTGTAAGAACATTTAGTTGGAACCTCATGTCGTGTGGAGATATTTAAAGCTATGGGCATTGTTTTACTTACTACAATTAATGTGTGATGccaagaaagaaattaaaatatcatcCCTATTTTGATGAATACATCCCTGAAGCATTTGAGAGATCAACTAATTATAGAAGAAAAGCTTAACAATATATCATATTGTGCTCAGTAACGTATAAACAGCTTTCTCAATTATTTATAAGCCTCATCGTTGGTTTGCAGGTTCTTGAATGACCACCCCGAATACATAAGAGAAGGTGCTAATATTTCTCAATTCTCCTTCCAATTGCCAAGACCCCTTGCCGATAACTATGTTAAGAAGCGTACTCGTCAAGTGAAACCTACTGCAGCCACTGAAAGTaagttgctttgttttttttctcaccTTGCTTGTATATCAAATGTCTAGGTGagttttatagaaaataattaagtatgACATTGTTGTATATCATCGGAAATTTGAttcatcttgtttcttttttgtcagATAAGTTAGTGGCATTGCTATCACCATGTGAGCATAGGCATCAGAGCAAGGTCAATCCTCTAAAAGGGCAAGAACATGAAATTGAGGAAACCAACAAAGATGAGTTCAATAATTTATTGGCAGTTATAGTACATGTGgacattatttttatattcatgACAATTTCAACTTATTTCGTAGACCAAAGTAAGACTTtgagtatttttggaaaaatttaaTGATGTTTTGTTGAACATTTTTCTCATGTCTTCTATCTcattctttaataattttttttcatccaTATTTTATTCATGTCTTCCATGAACTAGAACTATTATCGAACAATACGAAGATCCCAAATCTTTGATTTAACTACATCCACACAAACTATACAGCTTTTTACGTCAGTTTTTTCAATATCGGAAAATCTTTAAGTAATTAACAGACTTAAAATATATACACGTCGGTTACGAAAGCGACGCAACTCTCATTgacgtaaattttttttacgtCGGATTAAAAACCGACTTTAGATTTAGCGGCGGAAATTTAGCATAAGTTGTTGCAATAGTAACGTCAGTTAACATCCGACACTATCCAATGATTGATTTtctgttattttattatattttaatcaaataaaaataaaattcaatttaaataaaagtttgaaacaaCAACTAAtccatataaaaattaattaataataagtgTAGTTTGTACATAAAAACATCAATATCAtggctgtcaaaaaaaaaaaaaacataattaaaactGGAGCCTTCGTAAATCGTAAGCTATTTGCCTGAAGCTTAGAAAACAGCAACACGTTTTGCCGCTCttccaaattcaaaccagaGCTCTGGTAAGATCTGAAATCAATCATAAAAACAGTCTTATACATCATGAGCAGCTTAAGTatcaaaccaaatccaaaatacAATTCTGATTTCATGAGCACTTTAATAATTAATGATAACTTGCTCTGTCATACTATTTATTTGCctaaaatgaaaacatataGATAAAAGGACAATACTAATACGTATCTCATAGATTAAACATATGCCTAAAGATTACTTTAAACCCCAAAATGTCAGTAACACTTGTACCTTTTGAGGAGAAGGTTGGCTTCATCGAAGTTTCACGCAGATGGAGAGACCAACTAAAATTGCCATGCTACAATGTTCAACAATTCAACAAAGaccataaaacaaataaaatacatcCTTCTCTAACACATATATCAACCAATTACCCGATACACTTAACCGCAAGACAATATATacagggtcgaatccacaaggaccaatgatacactaaagatttgcgagagtcgtaaatagctaaagcggacgaatgtttctttgtttgattttcaagtttataaataaaaatgcaaagaaataaaatcgatTAACTTATAAGATTAGAACATTGGGTCatagggtatttcagagatcaatgactaatgagaaaatgaaatatggaattcaataattaagaaccgttctagaacatgaacactataatagactaaccctctttcaaggcatTAGAAACTAAATTTGACTATTAGttttgctaaactttcatttgcaacctcctagccaaatttgcattacaatcaagttcattTAGTTTACAATACGTCCTagcat
It encodes the following:
- the LOC104728198 gene encoding uncharacterized protein LOC104728198, producing the protein MSTIILLLHYQKRGLSPSEVKKFLNDHPEYIREGANISQFSFQLPRPLADNYVKKRTRQVKPTAATENKLVALLSPCEHRHQSKVNPLKGQEHEIEETNKDEFNNLLAVIVHVDIIFIFMTISTYFVDQSKTLSIFGKI